The genomic stretch AGGCACACAACTTGCAACAAACCAACTTCACTTATCACTCTTGGCTAACCAAAAACAGTACATCAAACCATGGAAATGCATGATTAAGCCAATGGAAATACATAATTTGCTAGCCCTACTGCTGCAACATTCCATCCAAACCCTGCAGCACACCACTACCTTTGCTTTAGACCCTACAGTGGACGACAACCGCCAAGCCTTATTTGAACCAAAACCTGCAGTGGAAGCATGCTATGGACCAACACTTATTACCATGACCATTGCTTGAGTTTGCAAAGGAAAAACCTGTTACCAGCTGCAGTCATCCTGCAGTAACACCATAATCACACGAGCTTTACATGACCATTGGAACATGCTCACACATACATTGGGCTTGGAACATATGACATCCTCACATGCAAGCTGCAACATAAGAACCATCCCTACAAACAGACCAACCAATTCACAATGCAAACAAACCAACCTGCAATGTAACAGCTGTAGTTAAAGCATCAATGCACCATGACATTATCTTGCTGCATTAATCCAGATGAAGCCTTACAAAACCAATCCAGATGTGCTACAAAATATGACAGCTGTGGTCTTCAATACATATTACAAGTCCATAAGTACCTACTACTATAACAGCCAGGTGCTACAACATGAAAACTCACCCACCAAGTATAGAACCACAACCATTGATACCAAGCCCCTGTTATGCAACACATGTGGCAAACTCAGTTGTCCATAACATAAAACCATGAAGTATCTTACCTGTTGCCGGAACATTGGCCCGGTTGAAGTTTGGGACAGCATACCACATTAATCATCATGCCAATAGTTCAGTGAGATAATGGAATATGAGGAACAATCCAGACTTTGAAACTCCATATAATTATCCTGAACTGTAATGGAATCATCAAGCTCATCATGTCATCATCATCAACAGCAACAATGAGGCATCTGCATTATGGAGGCAATGTCTTACTTCACCTGACCTGCTTTTGCTTCACCTGTGATTACACACCAGCTGCAATTTCCACAAGAAAAATCTATTAGTGGCCATGCATATCAACAAGGGTCATCATGGGTCATCATGAGAAAAAAGCCAAGTAAACATTCCCCTGTACAACAGGACATAATCAATCAATGCCAACTCAAACACGTGGCTTTTACCTTGCATTTCAATAAGAAAATCAAGCCATGCTTAGCCACTCACCACCTGCTGAACTGAGAAAGGATCCAACATAGTAGGCAAGACCAAGGACATAGCAACAATGCATCTTCATCACAGTGGTGTGCACAACCTCATCATAGCCAGTCTAGAAGCTAACATGAAGCCATAACAACCAGATTCATAAGCAATCCTGCATCCACAAAGTCAGAGAGCCAATGTAAAGTCATGCTGCCAAACTGTCCAAGTCAGGGGATGTGAACAATATCATAGTGGATAGCAGGACAAGGACAGTATAGACAACCCCTTAGACTAGTGTGAAGTGCAATGGTTGTGATTGCAGAATTCATCCACTTCCAAGCTACTTGCAGTTTGAGTCCAATGATATAACAACCGTGACAGTAAGAATATCCTGCAGCAACAAATCCAAGCAAGGCCATGGCGCATTAAAACCAAGCATGAGAATTATAAAACTAAAATCATAACAAGCAATTAATTAATTCACAACTTGCAATGTGGAGCAACCAAAGGCATGATGATGCTAATAGACCATCCTGAATCACACAAGTTGTGCAGTAGACCTAACACAATCAAAGATTTTCAAGGGAAAGCTGATTTTTGTTCATGTGGAAATGGATAATGAAGAAGTTAGAAAACCTGTAGCAGATTATTTTGGTATCTCTAAGAAAACTCCCAAAGTACTTGCATTCACAGGAAGTGATGATGGTAGAAAGTTTTTGCTTGATGGAGAGGTGACTGTTGACAATATTAAGGCATTCGGGGAAGATTTCTTTGAAGACAAGCTAAAACCTTTCCTCAAATCAGATCCAATTCCCGAAAGTAACAATGGTGATGTGAAAATAGTTGTTGGCAATAACTTCGACGAAATTGTCTTGGATGAGTCCAAGGATGTTCTACTTGAGATTTATGCTCCCTGGTGTGGTCATTGCCAAGCCTTGGAACCAACATACAACGAGCTCGTGAAACATCTTCGTAGCATTGATTCTATTGTAATAGCCAAGCAGTTGAAGGAACAACAAATGGTTATGCCTGGCCATCGGGAATCAAACTTGCAGAAAGAGCTTAACCGACACATTCCCACTGCTGCAGCATTTGGAGGAATGTATATTGGTGCCCTGACAGTATTGGCAGATTTTATGGGGGCAATTGGTTCAGGAACCGGAATCTTACTTGCCGTAACAATCATCTATCAGTACTTCGAGACATTTGAGAAAGAGAGAAAGGTAAAGTTGGATTTTGGGTGTATTGGAAGTATATCACCATAGCATATGGAGGGGCTCTTGTTCCACTCATATTGATAGCTGAAATTTTGTTTCAACTTTTTTCAAATTGGAAGCAACTATTGGATGGCTTCAGCAACTCCAATCTCAAAAGATGTTGATCCACCTGTTGGAAGAAGTACACTCCTAATTGTCTATGTTGGTTTGGCGATAGGAAGTTCTTTTTATGTCCTGGCTAGAGCAACACTTGTAGTAACAGCCGGTTATAAGACAGCTACTTTACTCTTCAACAAAATGCATCTTTGCATTTTCCATGCTCCAATGTCATTTTTTGATGCCACTCCTAGTGGAAGAATCCTTAATAGGGCTTCTACTGACCAAAGTGCAGTGGATATAAACATTCCGTTTCAAATTGCGCTAGTTGCTTGCTCTATAATCCATCTCCTTGGAATCATATCAGTGATGTCACAGGTTGCATGGCAGGTTTTCATTGTCTTTATTCCTGTGACAGTAATCAGCATACACTGCTGGGGTTATTCTTCCTACACCGGTGGCAACTTGCCAATACTGGCACAGGTCTTTGAATCCCAAGAAGCTAATTGATGTTGGTTTCTCTCGGCTTGGTGCACGGATGACAATGAGTAGGACTATCAAGCTTTACAAGCTACCAGAATCAACAGTCACACCGGGGTTTCGAAAGATGGAAATCCACGATGTTCCTGCAGTTACGAGGCTAATTAGGAATTATTTGAGCCATTTTATTGTTGCACCTGattttgatgaaaatgatgtCGAGCATTGGCTTCTTCCAAGGGAGAATGTTGTGGATAGTTATCTGGTTGAAAGTCCTGAATCTCATGAAGTCACTGACTTTTGTAGTTTTTACACACTTCCCTCTTCTATCCTTGGCAACGCAAATTATTCAAATTTGAAAGCAGCATATTCATTCTACAACGTATCAACTGCAACCCCTTTGCTTCAGCTGATGAATGACGCTCTCATTGTAGCAAAACAGAAGGATTTTGATGTTTTCAACGCTTTGGATGTCATGCAAAACGAAACCTTCTTGAAGAAGCTGAAGTTTGGACCTGGCGATGGTAAACTTCATTATTATCTTTACAACTACCGAGTAAGGCAAGCGTTGAAGTCATCAGAGTTGGGGCTGAGATAAGCAGGCTTTGAAACTGAAGAAGTGCAAGGAGAATTTGTCGAATTTGTTGGAATTATAGCTGCAAGCAACCTACAGCATACCATGAGTAAGCCAAAACAGAATTGTAACAGAAAAATAGGAAGCAAGAAAAAACAGAGTAGGAGCGTTAAACCAAGGCCATGTGAAGACCAAAGCTCCTCATGTTTCATCGTTCTCACTGCAGTAAAATGCAAATAATTACCAAGTCGGTTaaaatttcaagaaaattcccaaATCGGCATTAAGACAAAATTCAAAGAGAAGGCATGAGTTCATGTTACCGTTTTCGAATCCATACATCAAATGGACCAATCTGATACTGAGCACAAAGAAAGTGCTTTGCAGGAACGCCTCTTTTGAATCCAAGATACCAAATTAAAAACCCTAAGCTGGAGCATAAAAGAAGGAGAGAAAAAATCAGTGAAAAAAAGAAGAATTAACAACAGAAGGCTGGAGGCGAAAATCTGAGAAGAAACCCTAAAAATCCCAAGAGTGATTACCTGGAGGCAGCGTTTGCACGTCCCACACCGCCACCACTGCGACATTTTGTAAGGATTTTTCTTTCTCTCTATCTTTCTCATATGCTTGTTGTCTGAAAATATTTGTGAGAGTTGAGGGAGTTCGATTCACTGAGTTGGAGAGCGTGAGAGGGTTTTGTTGATGTCATAAGAAGGATGAGTTTCGAGTGCGTGAGATTGCCATTGTTGGGGAAGGTTGAGTTCGTAAGGTGAGAGAGATGAGAAGAAGACGAGCttctgttttgcttttttttcgtttccatttttctgttttcctttttttaaatttttaattttttaatttttttaatttgtttttttacagagataaaaaaaaacataaaaatgtttatatgttatttatttttttgttttagccGGTTCATATATTTAAGGTAGTATTTCAGTAGCATATGATCttgagtggtctggtggagaggAGTGATTTCATGgtcttgagtggggtgggttcaatactcgGGTTTGTTGCTTTGGTTTTCCAACATTTTTTGATCTTTCCATATTTTTCTAGCCTTACCATTTAACTAACATGTTTCtatcatttattcatttttattgttttatttttaatatgacttatgtgattattcatttttttttagGATCTATGTGAATTATTATATTTGTGTTTGTTCATTTCATTTGTACAAATTATTTGCCTTTATGTGTGGGTTATGTTACAATCCTGATAAATCATCACAATCTCTTTGATAAAAAaccattcaaaaccattttaaaattaaaaatcatattttctcgattcaatgtcgagcccattttcacacccttgtaagtcgattgctttttaagcatcgccatcaacctcacatagcttactcttgggctttcttacaatgagccggttcctttgcacttacactcatacattgcattatttattgtttggacccgatttaattattctaatactttgaatccccattcataacaaatgtatccctctcccatgaaatgtataatattttttcattctttattcatttgtaaatacaagaaataaaatgaacatccgataatcatttcaaaacaagaccaaaacctcgatccaacgtcgagtaatcattttttcaaaacctaacagaaccagcacgtattcatccacccttttgtaagtcgattgctttatgcatcgccatcaaccttgtaagccgattgctttatgcatcgccatcaaccttgtaagtcgattgcttcatgcatcgccatctacctttatccctaacacttctccttgctccattcgtcgattcttgttccgattaggtagcacccattagatagaatcctttgtatgataacataggtaggattcccttattcttttgtataataacataggtagaattcccatattctttgcatgctaacattaggtagatattcccatttgtaaatcctaaacacctaagtacatattgcatgacaactctagggcagagtttcccccacttctagacctttctgagcgtctccgatcttgtggcatgtagtccgtcctattgcaaagaggtaactgcctaagactcgattcagcgagctgcgacacctactgctaggacgtgaacacatcgcccactctcctctgacacaactggtgtcctcctttgtaagtccatattcagatggcaatccctatgtaggggaactacgttgctctgattctcataccagatgaggtacgaaggcaggagatcgtgcgagatctctccgggcacccttttcctttgttgtgtgtgtttgcttgacagttgctaggctcgagttcccgactccttagcaacttgttgcttgtttgttcttgtgtgtgtaggagacgaatgtaagcccagccattggcattccgtatcctcttgttgtgtgcttggagtccggtataagtccatcaagtggcatctggtttccagtgtgggtttgtttggttcggaagctgatgtaagttcagcgattggcattcgggt from Lathyrus oleraceus cultivar Zhongwan6 chromosome 7, CAAS_Psat_ZW6_1.0, whole genome shotgun sequence encodes the following:
- the LOC127101807 gene encoding glycylpeptide N-tetradecanoyltransferase 1-like; its protein translation is MTMSRTIKLYKLPESTVTPGFRKMEIHDVPAVTRLIRNYLSHFIVAPDFDENDVEHWLLPRENVVDSYLVESPESHEVTDFCSFYTLPSSILGNANYSNLKAAYSFYNVSTATPLLQLMNDALIVAKQKDFDVFNALDVMQNETFLKKLKFGPGDGKLHYYLYNYRVRQALKSSELGLR